A single genomic interval of Parvularcula marina harbors:
- a CDS encoding DUF3573 domain-containing protein produces MKSFVFAISSIIAGMSFAAAEEGRGLRLGPVTVERDRALTEKVLDFQEGLTSDVPYLLKRYEAGELKTNSIYVGGLIRGGLYKEQTNTAGKFPILSRFPFQHDSDTDNTEALIQNAAVTFTGNFGKWITGFAQIEHSEVFYRPDQDNVQLREAYVIFGNLEQSPFYAAVGRKTVDFGQFDTFTPFTHSVNQHYFWTLSDDPVVEVGYIGDTFRVSGTLINGSRQMRVAYSDNDDVFGNFAVKAEKVFTLDRIGARARLSASYLHDTIYNNNFTAHTEEAIIRAGPPNAPAFPPVFFQERNGLMNVAALLNFENIDVEAEYTRSTDKWPATTMSALTGESYDDSPVLQAITLQGRYHFDLMGKGANFSAVLSRGIFGPDDTEFDLADQHSAALEWSVLPFLNLGAEYVYNNGFQPFVGIQEASDTGVESHTFIIGGDARF; encoded by the coding sequence ATGAAATCGTTTGTTTTTGCCATTTCCAGTATCATCGCAGGGATGTCCTTTGCGGCAGCAGAAGAGGGGCGCGGCCTGCGGCTCGGCCCTGTCACGGTCGAACGCGACCGGGCGCTGACTGAGAAGGTACTCGATTTTCAGGAAGGGCTGACCTCGGATGTGCCCTACCTGCTCAAGCGCTACGAGGCGGGCGAACTCAAGACCAACAGCATTTATGTCGGCGGGTTGATCCGCGGCGGTCTTTACAAGGAACAGACCAACACCGCAGGCAAATTCCCGATCCTGTCGCGCTTTCCGTTCCAGCATGACAGTGACACCGACAATACCGAAGCGCTGATCCAGAATGCCGCCGTCACCTTCACCGGCAATTTTGGCAAATGGATCACCGGCTTTGCCCAGATTGAGCATTCAGAAGTCTTCTATCGTCCGGATCAGGACAATGTGCAGCTTCGCGAAGCCTATGTGATCTTCGGTAATCTCGAGCAATCTCCGTTCTATGCTGCGGTTGGGCGGAAGACGGTCGATTTCGGTCAGTTCGATACGTTCACGCCCTTCACCCATTCGGTGAACCAGCACTATTTCTGGACGCTGTCGGACGATCCGGTCGTCGAGGTTGGCTATATCGGGGATACGTTCCGCGTCTCGGGCACGCTGATCAATGGCAGCCGCCAGATGCGGGTCGCCTATTCGGATAATGACGATGTCTTCGGCAATTTCGCGGTCAAGGCGGAGAAGGTCTTCACCCTCGACCGCATCGGTGCGCGGGCAAGGCTGTCCGCCAGCTATCTGCATGACACGATCTACAACAACAATTTCACCGCCCACACCGAAGAGGCGATCATCCGCGCAGGACCGCCCAATGCGCCGGCCTTCCCGCCGGTCTTCTTTCAGGAACGCAACGGGCTGATGAATGTCGCGGCGCTCCTCAATTTCGAGAACATTGATGTCGAAGCAGAGTACACCCGTTCGACTGACAAATGGCCGGCAACGACCATGTCAGCGCTTACCGGCGAGAGCTATGACGACTCGCCCGTTCTTCAGGCGATCACGCTGCAGGGGCGCTATCATTTCGACCTGATGGGCAAGGGCGCGAATTTCTCGGCTGTGCTCAGCCGCGGCATTTTCGGCCCGGACGATACCGAGTTCGATCTTGCTGATCAGCACTCGGCCGCGCTTGAATGGTCGGTGCTACCCTTCCTCAATCTGGGGGCGGAATATGTCTACAATAACGGCTTCCAACCTTTTGTTGGCATTCAGGAAGCCTCCGACACCGGTGTGGAGAGCCACACCTTCATCATCGGCGGAGATGCGCGCTTCTGA
- a CDS encoding DUF2093 domain-containing protein has protein sequence MNRMNDTGGTPARLSYLDGDFEIILPGDYVVCAVTGRHIPLGDLRYWSVSRQEAYADAAASHEAYAAALKKGEAF, from the coding sequence ATGAACAGAATGAATGATACCGGCGGCACGCCGGCCAGACTCAGCTACCTCGATGGTGATTTCGAAATCATCCTGCCGGGCGACTATGTCGTCTGCGCCGTGACGGGGCGGCATATCCCATTGGGAGACCTGCGTTATTGGAGCGTCAGCCGACAGGAAGCCTATGCCGATGCGGCCGCATCGCATGAGGCCTATGCGGCGGCGCTCAAAAAGGGAGAAGCCTTTTAA
- a CDS encoding M23 family metallopeptidase — protein sequence MKSVVLFPLAALSACAATAAPPVPSLSPKHEENVSSVSAVPTAARNDEDDTAPRTDGPAAKVTQTVLEGTQFQGGLLRGQTPPGSKVFLDDTEVLVDEGGHFLIGFDRDHPATAVLKVVSPDGKEERETIQVRPQQWLESSVTVAENKANPRTDFDLKKIAADKKLKDKARSQMSGSVYWLSGFVWPAEGCVSSPFGYRRIVNGKARNYHSGVDVAAPDGMSPIDYIGTPIYAPADGIVTLAEPDMFFEGGLVLIDHGQLLESAMMHMSEVLVEAGDTVEQGDLLGKVGMEGRVTGPHLHWSLKWRDRLLDPELNVEERARCTPGL from the coding sequence ATGAAATCGGTTGTGTTATTTCCGCTCGCCGCGCTCAGCGCTTGTGCCGCAACTGCTGCGCCGCCGGTCCCTTCGCTGTCGCCCAAGCATGAAGAGAATGTCTCCTCCGTCAGCGCTGTGCCGACCGCGGCCCGCAATGATGAGGATGATACTGCCCCACGCACCGATGGCCCTGCCGCAAAGGTCACCCAGACCGTGCTTGAGGGCACCCAGTTTCAGGGCGGCCTTTTGCGCGGGCAAACCCCGCCGGGCAGCAAGGTCTTTCTCGACGATACAGAGGTCTTGGTCGATGAAGGCGGTCACTTCCTGATCGGCTTCGACCGGGATCATCCGGCCACGGCAGTCCTCAAGGTCGTCTCACCTGATGGTAAGGAAGAGCGCGAGACCATTCAGGTGCGTCCGCAACAATGGCTCGAAAGCAGCGTGACCGTTGCCGAGAACAAGGCCAATCCGCGCACGGATTTCGACCTCAAGAAAATCGCGGCTGACAAGAAGCTGAAGGACAAGGCGCGTAGTCAGATGTCTGGCTCTGTCTACTGGCTGTCGGGATTTGTCTGGCCGGCCGAGGGCTGTGTCTCCAGTCCCTTCGGCTATCGCCGGATCGTCAATGGCAAAGCGCGGAACTATCACTCTGGTGTCGATGTTGCGGCGCCGGACGGTATGAGCCCGATCGATTACATCGGTACACCGATTTATGCGCCTGCGGACGGGATCGTCACTCTGGCAGAGCCTGACATGTTCTTCGAGGGCGGGCTCGTCCTCATAGATCACGGGCAGCTCCTTGAGTCTGCGATGATGCACATGTCAGAAGTCCTTGTGGAAGCCGGCGATACGGTCGAGCAGGGGGACCTGTTAGGCAAGGTCGGCATGGAAGGCCGGGTCACAGGCCCGCATCTTCACTGGTCGCTGAAATGGCGGGACCGGTTGCTCGATCCTGAACTAAATGTGGAGGAGCGTGCCCGCTGCACGCCGGGACTCTAA
- a CDS encoding ABC transporter permease gives MFRLFLAELFKLRRSKLWLTSLAVPVFLFSIFLIGLGNVDERPAWTMLETGASYAWAYFLLPMTATVITAMMGQIEYRPNTWSYMLTLPQRKWQVFLVKAIVALVVMALISALVVGASIGAGKVHGLLRPDYAFFGMVPWKHMGKEMFEIWLASFLLVAIQFGVAMRFGGLVLPLLTGIGGVFLAILVGTLNQLKFLGIATENYNFMPWLLPANMLSSEAGLGTQTLLIGGLGGGALFIVIAVWLSRKDWN, from the coding sequence ATGTTTCGTTTATTCCTCGCAGAACTCTTCAAGCTCCGCCGGTCAAAGCTCTGGCTGACTTCGCTGGCCGTGCCGGTGTTCCTTTTCTCGATCTTCCTGATCGGGCTCGGCAATGTCGATGAGCGGCCGGCCTGGACGATGCTGGAGACAGGCGCGTCCTATGCCTGGGCCTATTTCCTGTTGCCGATGACGGCGACGGTGATCACCGCGATGATGGGGCAGATCGAATACCGCCCGAACACCTGGTCCTACATGCTGACGCTGCCACAGCGGAAATGGCAGGTCTTTCTCGTCAAAGCGATTGTCGCGCTTGTCGTCATGGCACTGATCAGTGCGCTTGTTGTCGGGGCGAGCATCGGCGCGGGCAAGGTGCATGGCCTTCTCCGCCCTGATTATGCGTTCTTTGGCATGGTGCCATGGAAGCATATGGGCAAGGAGATGTTCGAGATCTGGCTTGCCAGCTTCCTTCTTGTCGCCATCCAGTTCGGAGTCGCGATGCGGTTTGGCGGGCTGGTCCTACCGCTGCTGACCGGCATTGGCGGGGTGTTCCTTGCGATTCTTGTCGGCACGCTCAACCAGCTCAAATTCCTCGGCATCGCGACCGAGAATTACAATTTCATGCCGTGGCTGCTGCCCGCCAACATGCTCAGCTCGGAAGCCGGATTGGGTACGCAGACTTTGCTGATTGGCGGGCTCGGCGGCGGCGCGCTCTTCATCGTCATCGCGGTCTGGCTGTCCCGAAAGGACTGGAACTGA